The window GAGAATGGTAGAGTTTCCTCTGGCCACAATTTTGGCTGTTTCCACAAGCTGCCGCATCCTGCCGCTCTGGTGAACAATATCGTCAAAAGTGGTCAGCCGTTTATTCCCCAGTTCCACCTTGGAAAGGATTTCCTCCACCTGGCGGTAATCCTTTACGGTGGCCACCGCTCCCATGATCTGTCCTTTCTCGTTAATCACAGGCACACCGCTGGTTAAATAGTGAATGACTTTGGAACCCTTTTTCATTTTGATCTCCGTAAATCGGTAGGACCGGCCGGTTTTTAAGGTCTCCTGAATGGGAATCTCAATGGAAAACAATTCTTCCACCGTTTTGCCCAGTACCTTCTCCCTGCTAAAGTCCAAAATTTGGCAGGCCACATCGTTGATGTGAGTAATTTGCCCCTGGCTGTCTACCGCCAGAATCCCCTCGCTGACAGAGTTTAAAATGGTTTCCAGTTGGTGTTCGCGATGTTCGTAGGGCATCTGATCCCGTTGGGCCACCGCCTGTATGCCGTTAATTTTTTTTAGTTCAGCCATCAGCCTTTGCAGCTTCCGGTCCGAAGGGCAGGCAAATTTCACCATCATTACCTGATTGGTCTGGGCCTCCATACCCAGGAGGCTGATTTTCTCGTTTTTGAAAATTTCTAAGATTTCATGAGCCAGTCCCAGACGATCCACAAAATGAATTTGTATAACAATTTCCTGGGCTTGCATTATGGCTCACCATCCTTTATTTTTATATAAAATCCGAAGGGGAACCGTCTTCGTCCATGGGAATTTATGGGCGGCCCCATTACAACCCGTTCTCTTTTACATGATTCATACTTATTTCTAGGGCTGTTGGTTGATGGACAGCGTTTCCGGCCTTTTAGCCGCCACCACGTCGCCGGAGTTAAATTCATTCCAACCAGTATCCACCCCATTGGCCAGCCCCGGCTTGCCTACTTCCCCGCTGCCGTAGTTCCTCCAAAGAGAGTTACCCTATTTGTCGGCATCGAAAGTAATGGTCCTGTCCGGCCACCCCGTGTCCTGCCAGGCAGGCTAAAGCCAGTGACATCAACTTATTGGTGGGGGTATCGGACCTGGAGGGAAGCACCACCGGCGCTGCGGCGCCCCAGACCAGTCCCGCCATGATCCCGCCGGCAAAATAAATGATGGACTTGCCCAGCATGTTGCCTGCTTCAATGTCCGGTACCAGCAAAATATCGGCGTGGCCGGCCACCGGGCCTTTAATCCCTTTGTGCTGGGCCGCCTTTTCATTAATGGCAATGTCCAAGGCTAAAGGACCGTCCACCAGAGCACCTCTGATTTCTCCCTTTTGAGCCATCTGGGTCAATTGCTGGGCTTCCAGGGTAACCGGCATTTTGGGGTTCACCTGTTCGTTGGCCGAGAGAATCGCCACCTTCGGCTGCGTGATTCCCACAGCCCGGGCAAAGTCAATGGCGTTCTGGCAAATGTTTTTCTTTTGTTCCAGATCTGGAGCAATGTTTAATCCCCCGTCCGTCAGAAAAAGCAGCCGGTCGTAACCGTTGACCTGATAAACTGAAATATGACTGAGCATTTTCCCGGTGCGCAGGCCCCAGTCCTTGTTCATGACCGCCTTCAAAAAGGTGCTGCTGTTCACCAAACCCTTCATGAGCACCTGGGCAAAGCCGTTTCTCACTAGTTTTACCGCAATTTCCGGAGCTTCCATGGCGTCGGCTTCCCAAATCTCCACTCCGTTCAAAGGAAAGCCAACCTCCCAGGCCACCCGTTCGATTTCACTGCGGGAACCCACCAGAACCGGCTCGGCAAAGCCCTCCTTGACCGCTTCCTTCAGGGCCTGCAGCACCGCTTCATCCTGAGCGTTGGCCACACTGATGCGCATCTTGGGCAGGGTCTTTACCTCTTCCAAAACCTGCTGAAAGTTCTTTATCAACATTCTGAACCCCCCAATCAAGCCCGGTAAGTCAGGGCTTCTTCCTCATGTTGCAAAACCCGAAGGGCTCCCAGGGCTAGGGATTCCATTTCCTCTTCGCCCGGAACCACCACCACCGGAGCAATAAAGGAAACCCTTCGGACGATTTCGCCGGTAATAAAATCCGAGTAAGCGATGCCGCCGGTCAGCACAATACATTCCACTTCCCCGGCCAGGACTGCGGACATGGCCCCGATCTCCTTGGCCACTTGGTAGCACATGGCCTCCAATACCAACCGGGCCTGTTCATCTCCCCCGGCCATGCGTTTTTCCGCTTCCCGCACATCCTTAATGCCAAGGTAAGCATACATGCCTCCCTCTTTATTTAAAAGTGTAAACATTTCTTCCTGATTATATCTGCCGCTGAAACAAAGTTTGACCAGTTGACGGGAAGGCAAGGTGCCGCAGCGTTCAGGAGAGAAAGGACCTTCGGCGTTGGCATTGTTTACGTCAATCATTCTCCCTTTCCTGTGAGCAGCTACCGAAATGCCGCCTCCCAAATGGGCCATGAGCAGATTCATTTCCCGGTAGTCTTTGCCCCTCTGCGCCGCCACCTTGCGGGCAACCGCCTTCATGTTCAAAGCATGGGACAGGCTGACCCTGGGTATCTCCGGGTGACCGGACAAACGGGCGTGGGGTTCCAGTTCATCCACTGCCACCGGATCAACAATATAGGCGGGAACAGAAACGGATTGAGCCAGTTGATAAGCAATAATGCCGCCCAGGTTGGAGGCGTGCTCGCCCTCCGGGGCATTTTGCAGTTCATTGACTAGGTATTCATCCACCCGGTAGGTTCCCCCTACCAGCGGCTTCAACAATCCGCCGCGGCCTACCACGGCGCTGAATTGTCCCATTTCGCAGCCTCTTTTTTTGAGGATATTCAAAATGGTTGCGGTTCGGAACCCGGACTGATCAGTAATTTTGGAAAAGGAGCCCACTTCCTCCACGGAATGCTCAATAGTTTCTTTCCATAAACCTTGTTTCCCCTGAAAAGCCGCTATTTTGGTTGAAGTAGACCCGGGGTTGATGGCTAAAATCAGCAAGCGTATCATCACTCCGTCTATATTTGTTCTAGTATGCGGAACATTGTTCTATATTTTTTGCAAAAATTTTTTAGTTAGACTCTCTCTTATTTTAACCTGCTACTGATACGGTCGGCAATTTGTTTTACACTGGGAATTATTTTTTCTTCAAGGGTTGCTACCATCCTGGTTGTAGGGCCGGATGTGCTCACCGCCGCCACCACTTCCCCCCGGTGATTGAAAATAGGGGCGGCCACACAGGTAAGGCCCATTTCCAGTTCATCCCGGTCCATGGCATAGCCCAGGGAACGAACCTTCTCCAGTTCTTGCAAAAAGGTCTCCCGGTCCGTAATGGTGTGAGCCGTGAAAGGGGTAAAGCGATATTGCAGTAATTTGTTCAGGGTTTCTTCTCCGGCAAAAGCCATCATGGCCTTGCCGACCCCGCAACAGTGCACGGGAGCCCCGGATCCGATGGACGGCGTAATACTTAACCGCTGCCGCGTTTCCACCTTGTCAATGACGATGACCTGTAAATTCTCACCGCAGAACCGGTCCAAAACCGCCAGGTGCACCGCTTCATTTAACTGATCGGCTAATTCCTGGATAAAGGGAGAAGCGATGGGACACAGAGACATCGTTTCGGTGTAAAGACTGCCCAGGATATAAAACTTAATTCCTAACCAGTACCGGCTGGTAGTCGGATTCTGCTGCACAAACCCCCTGCGTTCCAGGGTATTCAGGCAACGATGAACGGTGCTTTTATGCAGTCCCAGCAAACGGCTGATTTCCGTAACGCCCAGCTCCCGTTTTTCCTGCTGGAACATCATGACAATATCCATGGCCCGCTCCAGTGCCGCAATGCCGGACTCCTTTGACGTCATCTTTACACCTTGTATAATGGAGTCCGTAAAGGGCTCCATTACCTTTCTCCCGATTATGGGTTAAAATGTTGCCTGCGCTGTGGATTGGTTTGATCACCTACAGCGGTACGTCCGACTGGTTTTACCTTAGAGGCTACAACCACAGCTTCATGCGCATTTGACGCTTAATATCGGAAAAGGATACATTCAGCATTGAAGTGCGTGGACACACAGCGCCAAAATCAATCAATGGGAGATGATTCTTTGATCTACGTGGGTATCGATGTAGCGTCTCGGAAGCACGACTGCTGCATCCTGAATCGCGATGGCTCCGCCCTCTTTGAAAACTTCACCTTTACCAATGACCGCAACGGTTTTGAGACTCTGATAAGTAACATTGTTTCCTTAAAATCGGCTTCCAGGCCTCTAAACGTAAAAATAGGGCTGGAATCCACCGGCCATTTCAGCACGAATCTCACAAACTTCCTCATGGACAGGGGTTTGAAGTCACTACCTTCAATCCCCTCCATGTCAATCTATACCGTAAGGCACAGACTCTGAGAAAAACCAAGACCGACAAGTCGGATGCAAGATTCCTGACTGCCATGCTCTTCTCCGATGACACCAAGCCCTATTCTCCCGCATCATATCATATCTCCGAGCTGAAAGCACTAACCCGGCACCGGTTTCGTCTGCTTTCTATACGCTCTAAACTGAAAACGTCCTATAACCGGCAGCTTACGATCCTCTTTCCGGAGCTTCATACGGCCGTCTGGTCCATCCATCAGAATTCTTGTCTTGCCCTCCTCAGCCAGTTCCCCTCCGCTCAGGCCATCGCCCAATGTCATTTGGCTCGTCTTACGAACCTCCTCGCAGAAGCCTCACGCGGAAGATATGGCAGAGAGAAGGCCATCCAGATTCGCGAGCTTGCCAAAGTTTCTATTGGTTCTTGCTCTCCTGCGCTCAGCTTCGAGCTGATCCAGACGATTCAAACCGTCCGCTTTCTCCAGACTCAGATCACTGCCATTGATGCCCGCATCAGGGAGGTTATGGTGGAGCTCGATTCTCCCATTCTCACGGTACCGGGCATTTCTTATACCCTTGGAGCCATCATCCTGGCCGAGGTCGGCGACATTGCTCGGTTTGCCACACCGGCTAAGCTCCTTGCTTTTGCGGGTCTGGATCCTTCTACTTATCAGTCCGGTAAGTTCTCCGCCAATTCCACTCCGATGGTCAAGCGCGGTTCCTCTTATCTCCGCTGGGCTTTGATGAACGCCGCTAGACTCATTGCCATGCGCGACCCTACCTTTAAGTCTTATATGGCGAAGAAAAAATCCGAGGGTAAGCATCACTTTGTCGCTATGAGCCATGTCGGCAAGAAACTTGTTCGTGTGGTTTTTAGTTTGCTTAAAAATAACTCTATTTTTATTCCTCAGGCCTAACCATTCCTTTCTCTTTTTGCTGCCGGATATCCCGACAGTGTGCTTTAGCATGCCCTTTTTTCGCTACTACTTTTATTCTTCCTGCTCTTGTTTTTCTCTTGACTTCATATAGTTGGTCTCCCAGGGTAAAACAAAATACTTTGTTTTTTTATTATCTCTTTCGCCACCGAAACGCCGTTCTCCTCTATGGAACAGGAAAATAAAAGTGGGGGCTGGTACAAAAAGAATACAGGAGAGGTTTAATATTACTCAGTCTTTCTTTTCTAAGAAATAAAAAAGAATAAAACACGGATTGGCGCGGATTTTAAATTTAAATAAGATTTAAAAGATCCGTAAGAATCCGTGGAAATCCGTATTCTATTCCTGTTAAACCACTCCCCTATTTCTCATGAATAACCCGCACCTTCTCTTTAACCAGCCGGTAGCCTACAGAACGCTTGCTTTGAATATAGCGCTGAATCTGTCCGCTGTCCCCCAATATTTTTCGAATCCGGCAAATCTGTCCCTTTACCTCACCGGCAGGACCATAGACGGTTCCGTCCTCCCGGGCGGACCAATAAAGCGCCTCCCGGTCCACATAAATACCGGGTCTCTCCGCCAGCTTGAAAAAGATTCTTTTTTGCGTCCGGGTCAATTCCAGACAACGTCCTTCCAGCCAAACCTCGGATCTGGATGAATTCACGGTCAAGGGAAAGGGTTCTCCCCCCTCCCCGGACCGGCGGTTTGGCCATGACCGGATGCCCGAGTCCTGACTTCCGGGCTTTATGAAGGACATGGCAGGATTGGCACTAACGTCCAGAGCCAAGCGAACCAGTTCAATACAGCCGCTCTTTCCCACCTCTCTGCCGGTAGCCGGGTGATGGCCCTGCCACTCTCCCAGTACTCTTAACTCAATAACCTTGCTCCACCCCTCCTGTGACATCTTTCTCCCCTCCCAATCCAGAACGTATGTTTGTATCTATTGTATCGAGCT is drawn from Desulforamulus ruminis DSM 2154 and contains these coding sequences:
- the buk gene encoding butyrate kinase; this encodes MLILAINPGSTSTKIAAFQGKQGLWKETIEHSVEEVGSFSKITDQSGFRTATILNILKKRGCEMGQFSAVVGRGGLLKPLVGGTYRVDEYLVNELQNAPEGEHASNLGGIIAYQLAQSVSVPAYIVDPVAVDELEPHARLSGHPEIPRVSLSHALNMKAVARKVAAQRGKDYREMNLLMAHLGGGISVAAHRKGRMIDVNNANAEGPFSPERCGTLPSRQLVKLCFSGRYNQEEMFTLLNKEGGMYAYLGIKDVREAEKRMAGGDEQARLVLEAMCYQVAKEIGAMSAVLAGEVECIVLTGGIAYSDFITGEIVRRVSFIAPVVVVPGEEEMESLALGALRVLQHEEEALTYRA
- a CDS encoding bifunctional enoyl-CoA hydratase/phosphate acetyltransferase; protein product: MLIKNFQQVLEEVKTLPKMRISVANAQDEAVLQALKEAVKEGFAEPVLVGSRSEIERVAWEVGFPLNGVEIWEADAMEAPEIAVKLVRNGFAQVLMKGLVNSSTFLKAVMNKDWGLRTGKMLSHISVYQVNGYDRLLFLTDGGLNIAPDLEQKKNICQNAIDFARAVGITQPKVAILSANEQVNPKMPVTLEAQQLTQMAQKGEIRGALVDGPLALDIAINEKAAQHKGIKGPVAGHADILLVPDIEAGNMLGKSIIYFAGGIMAGLVWGAAAPVVLPSRSDTPTNKLMSLALACLAGHGVAGQDHYFRCRQIG
- a CDS encoding winged helix-turn-helix domain-containing protein, which translates into the protein MSQEGWSKVIELRVLGEWQGHHPATGREVGKSGCIELVRLALDVSANPAMSFIKPGSQDSGIRSWPNRRSGEGGEPFPLTVNSSRSEVWLEGRCLELTRTQKRIFFKLAERPGIYVDREALYWSAREDGTVYGPAGEVKGQICRIRKILGDSGQIQRYIQSKRSVGYRLVKEKVRVIHEK
- a CDS encoding IclR family transcriptional regulator codes for the protein MEPFTDSIIQGVKMTSKESGIAALERAMDIVMMFQQEKRELGVTEISRLLGLHKSTVHRCLNTLERRGFVQQNPTTSRYWLGIKFYILGSLYTETMSLCPIASPFIQELADQLNEAVHLAVLDRFCGENLQVIVIDKVETRQRLSITPSIGSGAPVHCCGVGKAMMAFAGEETLNKLLQYRFTPFTAHTITDRETFLQELEKVRSLGYAMDRDELEMGLTCVAAPIFNHRGEVVAAVSTSGPTTRMVATLEEKIIPSVKQIADRISSRLK